The Prionailurus bengalensis isolate Pbe53 chromosome F2, Fcat_Pben_1.1_paternal_pri, whole genome shotgun sequence genomic interval AAATGCACTTTTTCTTTGTGCCTAACCTAtaaaattacttattaaaatttatagTCCAAATCTCATGCTTGAGTCCACTGAATATacttattattaacattattaagcCCAAATAGATGTATTAGCTTATCTCTATCGGTGCTGTGACATTCTTAAAGCTTCTTACTTTTATCactttaatttccaaatttctatAGTATCTTAATTCCATAAGCAGAGAAAAGGGGAACTAGAGAAGTTTGCATTTAATTCCCAACTTAAAGACAACCAATTAGTTTTGTGCTTTTTCCCAACCTGGTTGTCATGCATGTAATTCTTTCTCTGCTGTTGGCAATTCCAGTCTCCAATGTTTTGTTGTTATCAGCAACCTTGTGATTAACATCTTCCACAGGGTCTGAATTTCAGATTACACTCCTGCCCTATATTCCTAGAAGTAGGAATTCAGGGTCAAGGGGAGGTACCTGATATATTCTAACTGGAGTCCAACCAGCATGCCCCAAACACAGTCAAgagtatcagtttttaaaaacccatagctaatTTCATAGGCAGAtgatatcaaatttaaaaatttgtttttattctctttggcATATTCTCAGCAGCACTGTATAACATTTAAACCATTTGGTTTTGCCcataaacaaagataaatattaacTCTTCAATATGTATATTCCATTGATAATCTTCACAGATTAAAACGATTTAAGGCATCAGGAAACACAAAGAATTCACTTAGAGGTGCTATCTTAATGGAGTGAATAtctgcctttccttctctctcttttttttaagtttatttatttattttgagagagagaaagagagagagagagagaaagtgagaacacGAGCtgcggaggggtagagagagggggcagaggatccgaagcaggctctgcaccgatgcaggggcttgaacccacaaacagtgagatcatgacctgagcggaagtcagaagctcaaccaactgagccacacaggtgcccctcttcccttctctttatacCGTAAAACAGGCAGCACAGAAGCAGAGTGACCCCCTCCCAGGGGGCCAGAAGCCGACACTGTTCTCCACTGGCTTCATTTCCCACTTTGTCAACCCACCAGAAGCATATTTATTTACCTCCCACATCAGAGAATTGTCTCCATAGGTCTTGACTTCACTGGCGTTGACCACTTTACCTTGAAAGGGTCCAAATCTGACTCCTTTGGCAACAAGGCTACTGCAGAATACACCAAAATGCCGCACCTCACCAAACATCGTCTGCTTGAGGCAGAGACCTAGGGGAAAAGCCCGAGGCAGGAAAGCCAATGAGGCAACTGACTGCATCACATCAGGACAGAAATCCAAGCCAGAGGCCCTGCTTACCTTCTGGTAGTTGAAGGGAGTCTTTATCCAGAGTTCGACAAAGAGAATCAGATCCTAGAAAAGGggctaagattttatttttcataaggtGTTTCCCTCCCTGCTTCTTAGAGGTAACCATTATCCTTAGTTTAATGTTGAtttatcctttatatttttcctgCTCCTTTTACGTATAAAATTTCTCCTTTGAGACTCAGAACAGCCCCTGCAAGGTTATGTAATTAACCCCGTTTTGCAAATTTAAAGAACTTGAGAAGCAGAGATAATGCTGATTTTGAATAAGGTGCAGATAGATGGCTAAACTGGGACTCCCAGTATGAATTGCGTGAGGCTCTAGTGGAGCTACCTTGCATTATCCCGGTAGACTCTAATCCCAGCTGACATCCACTATGTGAGCCatgtctctcttctccctcctccactaAAGCCAACCTTAGGAATCAAGCATTAAAGCAAGTACAGCCTCAGAAGTGAGGGCTCCATCCTGATGGGAAATATCTACACTTCCCTGTGGACTTGAGCCGTCTCAGATCCACCTTGAagtgctccttccccactcctcctcccacctctatTCCCATCCAACCCGACTCCTGCCCGACGTGACCACCTTTACCAGAGCTGTCCGTGGGGACCAGGAAACCGGAAACCGCGTGGTGCAGAGGGGCTGAGTGATCCAGGCTGGGAATGACCCCGAACAGAACTAAGTGCAGGTCCTCCTGGGTGAAGTGGTAGCGGTGAGATGACTTCCCTTGTTGGTTCAGGGGTTTGGAGCCCTCCTCAGACCGCTTGCTGGGGGAGCAAGATAATAACTGGGAGGCCTTCACCCCCTCAGGGAACAGGGAAGCATTCACAGCCGGCGGCGGCATTAAAATTTCAGGTCCACAGCACTGGCCACTGTCACTTCGGCCACCAGTATGGCCCAAGTCTTCACCGGTGGCGCCTGCATACTCGCGGCTGCTGTTGAGGAAGTGCGGCACctctctggggaggtggggaattGGGGACCACGGTGGCAGCTTGCTGTAGCAGGGCAGGTCGTAGAGCGGCTCCCTCTGCAGAGCCAGGCTGGTGCTCAGCAAGAGAGGCGCGGGCCGGAAGGCAAAGGGGGGCATCGCGTGGGATGCAGTCACCGCGGCCTCCAGCTGCGGGAAAGGTTGGAAATCTTCCTCCGCAGCGGTTAGCATGTTCGCATAGTGGCCGTAGGGCGGGAAAGGCGTGTAGTAGGCGTCCAGGTGTTGGGGGCCTCCCTGGAGCCTCTCAGGAGGATAGCACATCTTGCCCTGGGGTCCGGCCTCACCTGGCCGCCGC includes:
- the PRDM14 gene encoding PR domain zinc finger protein 14, coding for MALRRPGEAGPQGKMCYPPERLQGGPQHLDAYYTPFPPYGHYANMLTAAEEDFQPFPQLEAAVTASHAMPPFAFRPAPLLLSTSLALQREPLYDLPCYSKLPPWSPIPHLPREVPHFLNSSREYAGATGEDLGHTGGRSDSGQCCGPEILMPPPAVNASLFPEGVKASQLLSCSPSKRSEEGSKPLNQQGKSSHRYHFTQEDLHLVLFGVIPSLDHSAPLHHAVSGFLVPTDSSGSDSLCRTLDKDSLQLPEGLCLKQTMFGEVRHFGVFCSSLVAKGVRFGPFQGKVVNASEVKTYGDNSLMWEIFEDGHLSHFIDGKGGAGNWMAYVNCARFPKEQNLVAVQCQGQIFYESCKDICQNQELLVWYGDCYEKFLDIPMSLQVTEQGKPVPGPSEESAEGYRCERCGKVFTYKYYRDKHLKYTPCVDKGDRKFPCSLCTRSFEKRDRLRIHVLHVHEKHRPHKCSTCGKCFSQSSSLNKHTRVHSGDRPYQCVYCTKRFTASSILRTHIRQHSGEKPFKCKYCGKSFASHAAHDSHVRRSHKEDEGCSCSICGKTFQDQEAFYSHTKLHEGY